In Clostridium sp. DL-VIII, the following proteins share a genomic window:
- a CDS encoding cyclopropane-fatty-acyl-phospholipid synthase family protein: MIIDKVFYKTLFKNLFSDTFELKLWDGSSEIYGKGEVQFKIIFNEPIPKADIIKDPSLTFGEAYMTNKIDIEGSVQKVIESLYNNKESFLSNSDKYSSLLKIATNNIKNSKKNIEFHYDIGNDFYKLWLDDTMTYSCGYFKSKDDSLIQAQKNKVEHILKKLNLKEGETLLDIGCGWGELITSAAKKYKVKAMGITLSAEQLAKVKERIKNEGLEDLVEVQLVDYRELKNRTFDKVVSVGMLEHVGQDHLAEYFVSVNNLLNDKGVSLLHCITSTEIGGNNTWINKYIFPGGYIPAVKELVNCMSDVGFSLNDAENLRLHYGRTLEHWAENFENALPEIRKTKDETFIRMWRLYLNASAASFNSGNISIHQFLFNKGVNNELPWTRDYMYK, encoded by the coding sequence ATGATAATTGACAAAGTATTTTACAAAACATTGTTCAAAAATTTATTTTCAGATACTTTTGAATTGAAACTTTGGGATGGCAGCTCAGAAATCTATGGAAAAGGAGAAGTTCAATTTAAAATAATTTTTAATGAACCTATTCCTAAGGCGGATATTATTAAGGACCCTTCCTTAACTTTTGGTGAAGCTTATATGACCAATAAGATAGATATTGAAGGAAGTGTTCAAAAGGTTATTGAGTCTTTATATAACAATAAAGAAAGCTTTTTAAGTAATAGTGATAAATATTCAAGTTTGTTAAAGATAGCTACAAATAACATTAAAAACAGTAAGAAGAACATAGAATTTCATTACGATATAGGAAATGATTTTTACAAGTTATGGTTAGATGATACTATGACCTATTCTTGCGGTTACTTTAAGTCTAAAGATGATTCTTTAATTCAGGCACAAAAGAATAAAGTAGAGCATATTCTTAAGAAGCTAAATTTAAAAGAAGGAGAAACTTTACTTGATATAGGTTGTGGATGGGGTGAGCTTATTACCTCAGCAGCAAAAAAATATAAAGTTAAGGCTATGGGAATAACTTTAAGTGCTGAACAATTAGCAAAAGTTAAAGAAAGAATAAAAAATGAAGGATTAGAAGATCTAGTTGAAGTTCAACTTGTGGATTACAGGGAACTAAAGAATAGAACTTTCGATAAAGTAGTTAGTGTAGGAATGCTTGAACATGTTGGACAAGACCACCTTGCAGAGTATTTTGTATCTGTAAATAATTTATTAAATGATAAGGGTGTATCTTTACTTCATTGTATAACATCCACAGAGATTGGCGGAAATAATACATGGATTAATAAATATATATTTCCAGGTGGATATATACCAGCAGTTAAAGAATTAGTTAACTGTATGTCCGATGTAGGATTTAGTTTGAATGATGCAGAAAACTTAAGACTTCATTATGGAAGAACTTTAGAGCATTGGGCAGAAAATTTTGAAAATGCATTGCCTGAAATAAGAAAAACTAAAGATGAAACTTTTATAAGAATGTGGAGATTATATTTAAATGCCAGCGCAGCATCTTTTAACAGCGGAAATATAAGCATTCATCAATTTTTATTTAATAAAGGCGTAAATAATGAATTACCATGGACTAGAGATTATATGTATAAATAA